One window of the Solanum stenotomum isolate F172 chromosome 11, ASM1918654v1, whole genome shotgun sequence genome contains the following:
- the LOC125844198 gene encoding RING-H2 finger protein ATL48-like — MGSADSELDSIFQDNKRHRNRLVPIGAFLTAGVLTAGLISFKRGNSQLGQQLMRARVLVQGGTVALMVGSAYYYGDNFKRAG, encoded by the exons ATGGGATCGGCTGATTCAGAATTGGATTCAATTTTTCAGGATAACAAGCGTCATCGTAATCGTCTTGTTCCGATCG GTGCATTTCTCACTGCAGGAGTGCTGACTGCCGGACTCATTAGTTTCAAGCGGGGAAATTCTCAATTAGGTCAGCAACTAATGAGAGCTAGAGTTCTTGTTCAAGGTGGTACAGTCGCATTGATGGTTGGGTCAGCATATTACTATGGAGATAATTTCAAGCGCGCTGGATGA
- the LOC125844192 gene encoding outer envelope protein 39, chloroplastic isoform X2, translating to MGAQKSIHAGKAKIDVNVDFTHKLCAALMLQPFRNSGSPLELVIGSLCIKHPNLFGKSEKLDVLWDKGLYDSNILITYRKPRPEWLAQQSFVVQHSVSPEIGVHGLPDDNFSRSGSGGVNLSRLSAGLDLSEPASSNWSSKTSIKFEHIRPVSDEGRSINRDTHGFPVTCSGGYNDSMVVVKQESRYAKANDRSFSQFSLQIEQGVPILSKWLIFNRFKFVASRGLKLGPAFLLSSLTGGSIVGDIAPYQAFAIGGLGSVRGYGEGAVGCGRSCLVANNELTFPLSQMLDGAVFLDCGSDLGSGRHVPGNPSLRHGKPGNGIGFGYGLRFKSQLGHFQVDYAVNAFQQRTVYFGFSNLPS from the exons ATGGGTGCTCAGAAAAGCATTCATGCCGGCAAAG CTAAAATAGATGTCAATGTGGATTTcacccataaactatgtgctgCTTTGATGCTCCAGCCTTTCAG GAATTCTGGCAGCCCCCTTGAATTGGTAATTGGCAG TCTTTGCATAAAACACCCAAATTTATTTGGCAAGAGCGAGAAGCTAGATGTTTTGTGGGATAAAGGACTCTATGATTCCAATATCTTGATTACTTACCGGAAGCCAAGACCAGAATGGCTTGCTCAACAGTCTTTTGTCGTTCAG CATTCCGTTTCTCCCGAGATTGGGGTCCATGGCTTACCAGATGACAACTTCTCTCGCTCAGGAAGTGGCGGAGTTAACTTATCTCGCTTATCTGCTGGCTTAGATTTGAGTGAGCCAGCAAGTTCCAACTGGAGCAGCAAGACAAGTATAAAATTTGAG CATATTCGTCCTGTAAGCGATGAGGGTCGGTCAATAAATAGAGATACTCACGGGTTTCCGGTGACTTGCAG TGGTGGCTATAATGACAGTATGGTAGTAGTTAAACAGGAGTCTCGATACGCAAAAGCAAATGATCGTAGTTTTTCTCAA TTTAGCCTGCAAATTGAACAAGGGGTTCCCATTCTTTCCAAGTGGCTGATCTTCAACCGATTCAAGTTTGTTGCATCAAGGGGACTAAAACTTGGGCCAGCTTTTCTCTTGTCAAG CCTCACGGGTGGTTCTATCGTGGGGGATATAGCTCCCTATCAAGCTTTTGCAATTGGCGGTCTTGGTAGTGTCCGAGGGTATGGTGAAGGAGCTGTTGGTTGTGGTAGATCTTGTCTGGTTGCTAACAATGAACTGACGTTTCCTTTG AGCCAGATGCTTGATGGTGCTGTCTTCTTGGATTGTGGATCTGACTTGGGCTCAGGTCGTCATGTGCCCG GAAATCCTTCTCTTAGGCATGGCAAACCAGGAAACGGAATTGGCTTCGGATATGGCCTTAGATTCAAGTCTCAGCTGGGACATTTCCAGGTGGACTATGCAGTCAATGCATTTCAACAACGAACAGTGTACTTCGGCTTCAGTAACCTTCCTTCGTGA
- the LOC125844192 gene encoding outer envelope protein 39, chloroplastic isoform X1 has protein sequence MGAQKSIHAGKAKIDVNVDFTHKLCAALMLQPFRNSGSPLELVIGSLCIKHPNLFGKSEKLDVLWDKGLYDSNILITYRKPRPEWLAQQSFVVQHSVSPEIGVHGLPDDNFSRSGSGGVNLSRLSAGLDLSEPASSNWSSKTSIKFEHIRPVSDEGRSINRDTHGFPVTCSGGYNDSMVVVKQESRYAKANDRSFSQFSLQIEQGVPILSKWLIFNRFKFVASRGLKLGPAFLLSSLTGGSIVGDIAPYQAFAIGGLGSVRGYGEGAVGCGRSCLVANNELTFPLSQMLDGAVFLDCGSDLGSGRHVPGNPSLRHGKPGNGIGFGYGLRFKSQLGHFQVDYAVNAFQQRTVYFGFSNLPS, from the exons ATGGGTGCTCAGAAAAGCATTCATGCCGGCAAAG CTAAAATAGATGTCAATGTGGATTTcacccataaactatgtgctgCTTTGATGCTCCAGCCTTTCAG GAATTCTGGCAGCCCCCTTGAATTGGTAATTGGCAG TCTTTGCATAAAACACCCAAATTTATTTGGCAAGAGCGAGAAGCTAGATGTTTTGTGGGATAAAGGACTCTATGATTCCAATATCTTGATTACTTACCGGAAGCCAAGACCAGAATGGCTTGCTCAACAGTCTTTTGTCGTTCAG CATTCCGTTTCTCCCGAGATTGGGGTCCATGGCTTACCAGATGACAACTTCTCTCGCTCAGGAAGTGGCGGAGTTAACTTATCTCGCTTATCTGCTGGCTTAGATTTGAGTGAGCCAGCAAGTTCCAACTGGAGCAGCAAGACAAGTATAAAATTTGAG CATATTCGTCCTGTAAGCGATGAGGGTCGGTCAATAAATAGAGATACTCACGGGTTTCCGGTGACTTGCAG TGGTGGCTATAATGACAGTATGGTAGTAGTTAAACAGGAGTCTCGATACGCAAAAGCAAATGATCGTAGTTTTTCTCAA TTTAGCCTGCAAATTGAACAAGGGGTTCCCATTCTTTCCAAGTGGCTAATCTTCAACCGATTCAAGTTTGTTGCATCAAGGGGACTAAAACTTGGGCCGGCTTTTCTCTTGTCAAG CCTCACGGGTGGTTCTATCGTGGGGGATATAGCTCCCTATCAAGCTTTTGCAATTGGCGGTCTTGGTAGTGTCCGAGGGTATGGTGAAGGAGCTGTTGGTTGTGGTAGATCTTGTCTGGTTGCTAACAATGAACTGACGTTTCCTTTG AGCCAGATGCTTGATGGTGCTGTCTTCTTGGATTGTGGATCTGACTTGGGCTCAGGTCGTCATGTGCCCG GAAATCCTTCTCTTAGGCATGGCAAACCAGGAAACGGAATTGGCTTCGGATATGGCCTTAGATTCAAGTCTCAGCTGGGACATTTCCAGGTGGACTATGCAGTCAATGCATTTCAACAACGAACAGTGTACTTCGGCTTCAGTAACCTTCCTTCGTGA
- the LOC125844187 gene encoding probable leucine-rich repeat receptor-like protein kinase At1g68400: MNRVFTFALLFISFFFIFDTTVCDETVTRDALLKFLAEVSNNNSTILGTNSGWNSTSDPCKDKWLGVTCNAKTLSVEKIILDGYDFSSGTFDVTTICNVEPIAHTLFFLSLKNGLLQGKNFDSIDKCKHLRHLVLGGNRFSGSIPQSFSRLNNLKRLDISNNRLSGVLPDLSRISGLIEFEAQNNQLSGEIPEFDFSNFVAFNVSFNNFSGSIPPEGDSFPVSRYLENPLLCGSPLAGKCSSLSEDSESADHDKPKSSLSRDEILMFSGYFLIGLALVLLILLCVYRKRKQKQQKKKESRIELTKKVATVDHDSTTTSMDQSKKGASNSDISSAVISSDDSNTAVSQSLVVLTSPEANNGLRFEDLLKAPAELLGRGKHGSMYKVMCDNPKMTMAVKRIKDWSITGSEFKKRMQKLDKIRHPNVLPAVAFYSSRQEKLLVYEYQDNGSLLLLLQGIQTGQRFHWSSRLSIAAGIADALAFMHQELQHDRIAHGNLKSSNIFLTNNMEPMIGEYGLMSIAEINTTTASNSHNVFPITDENVGAIFKEDVYAFGVILLELLTGKVQNNGIELASWVVSVLREEWTVEVFDRTLIQEGASEERMVNLLQVAVKCVNQSHEARPSINQVALMVTTIRDEDDRSIDVSASTSTII, from the exons ATGAACAGAGTTTTTACTTTTGCTTTGCTCttcatttcattctttttcatctttGACACAACTGTATGTGATGAAACAGTGACTAGAGATGCACTGCTCAAGTTTCTTGCAGAGGTTTCTAACAATAATAGTACAATTCTTGGTACTAATTCGGGCTGGAACTCGACATCTGATCCTTGCAAGGACAAGTGGCTTGGTGTTACATGTAACGCGAAGACTCTCTCCGTGGAGAAAATCATTCTTGATGGTTATGATTTTTCGTCTGGAACGTTTGATGTTACCACGATTTGTAATGTGGAGCCTATCGCGCACACCCTTTTCTTCCTGAGTCTGAAAAATGGCCTACTTCAGGGGAAAAACTTTGACAGTATAGATAAATGTAAGCATCTAAGACATCTTGTTCTTGGTGGAAACCGGTTCTCAGGTAGCATTCCACAATCATTTTCAAGATTGAATAACTTGAAAAGGCTTGACATATCCAACAATAGATTATCAGGTGTTCTCCCTGATTTATCTAGGATTTCGGGCTTGATTGAATTCGAGGCTCAGAATAACCAGCTATCAGGAGAGATACCTGAATTTGATTTCTCAAACTTTGTTGCATTTAATGTCTCTTTCAACAATTTCAGTGGATCGATTCCGCCTGAGGGTGATAGTTTCCCTGTTAGTAGATACTTGGAAAATCCTCTGTTGTGTGGCTCCCCGTTGGCTGGAAAATGCTCATCACTGTCCGAAGATTCAGAATCAGCTGATCATGACAAGCCAAAGAGCAGCTTGTCAAGAGATGAAATTCTCATGTTTTCAGGTTATTTCCTCATAGGCCTGGCTCTGGTTCTTCTTATCCTACTATGCGTCTATAGAAAACGGAAGCAGAAGCAGcagaagaagaaagaatcaAGAATCGAGCTGACGAAAAAGGTTGCTACAGTTGATCATGACAGTACTACTACATCAATGGATCAATCAAAGAAAGGCGCGAGCAATTCAGATATCTCATCAGCTGTCATTTCTTCCGATGACAGCAACACCGCGGTTTCACAGTCACTCGTGGTTCTTACGAGTCCTGAGGCGAATAACGGATTGAGATTTGAGGATTTGCTTAAGGCTCCAGCAGAGTTGCTTGGAAGAGGGAAACATGGTAGTATGTACAAAGTGATGTGTGACAATCCCAAAATGACAATGGCTGTCAAGAGGATAAAAGATTGGTCAATAACTGGTAGTGAATTCAAGAAGAGAATGCAGAAACTAGACAAAATCAGGCATCCAAATGTGTTGCCTGCTGTTGCCTTTTATTCTTCTAGACAAGAGAAGCTTTTGGTCTATGAGTACCAAGACAATGGCAGTCTTCTCCTACTTCTACAAG GAATCCAGACAGGCCAAAGATTTCATTGGAGTAGTAGACTTTCTATAGCAGCAGGTATCGCCGATGCTTTAGCTTTCATGCATCAGGAGCTTCAACATGACAGAATTGCACAtggaaacttgaaatcatcAAACATTTTCTTGACCAACAACATGGAGCCAATGATCGGCGAATATGGCCTTATGAGCATTGCAGAAATCAATACTACTACAGCAAGCAATTCCCATAATGTCTTCCCTATAACTGATGAAAATGTAGGAGCAATCTTTAAAGaagatgtttatgcatttggTGTCATTCTTTTGGAGTTGCTAACAGGGAAAGTGCAAAACAATGGAATTGAACTTGCAAGTTGGGTTGTTTCTGTGCTAAGAGAAGAATGGACAGTTGAAGTGTTTGACAGAACTTTGATACAAGAAGGTGCTAGTGAAGAAAGGATGGTTAATTTGTTACAAGTTGCTGTTAAATGTGTGAACCAGTCTCATGAGGCTAGGCCTAGTATAAACCAAGTTGCTCTCATGGTTACTACTATACGAGACGAGGATGACAGGTCCATCGATGTTTCTGCAAGTACTAGTACTATCATCTGA
- the LOC125844197 gene encoding ubiquitin-conjugating enzyme E2-23 kDa-like, with protein sequence MSSPSKRRDMDVMKLMMSDYTVETINDGITEFNVEFHGPKESLYEGGVWKIRVELPDAYPYKSPSIGFLNKIFHPNVDELSGSVCLDVINQSWSPMFDLLNVFEVFLPQLLLYPNPSDPLNGDAASLMMKDKNQYEQKVKEYCERYAKKENVVGTPKDESDDEISEEEFSGQSDSDDEVVGHADP encoded by the exons ATGTCTTCTCCAAGCAAACGAAGAGATATGGATGTTATGAAATT GATGATGAGTGATTACACCGTGGAGACAATTAATGATGGAATCACGGAGTTCAACGTGGAATTTCATGGCCCAAAAGAAA GCCTTTATGAAGGTGGAGTCTGGAAAATAAGGGTCGAGTTGCCAGATGCCTATCCTTACAAGTCTCCTTCCATTGGGTTTCTCAACAAAATATTCCACCCCAATGTTGATGAGCT GTCTGGCTCTGTATGTTTGGATGTCATCAATCAGTCATGGAGCCCTATGTTTG ATCTCTTAAACGTATTTGAGGTTTTCCTGCCACAGCTTTTGCTATATCCGAATCCTTCAGATCCATTAAATGGTGATGCAGCCTCACTGATGATGAAAGACAAGAATCAATATGAGCAAAAAGTGAAAG AGTATTGTGAACGGTACGCAAAGAAGGAGAATGTCGTTGGCACACCAAAAGATGAGAGTGATGATGAGATTAGTGAAGAGGAGTTCAGTGGACAGAGTGACAGCGATGACGAAGTTGTTGGACATGCTGATCCTTGA